One Gossypium arboreum isolate Shixiya-1 chromosome 13, ASM2569848v2, whole genome shotgun sequence genomic window, tttcattaaaattaaattttcaaaactcATCTCGTCAAACTTATTTTTTTAGaatccctaaaccctaatttatgaACACTAAAAAATCTAACAATAAAACTCTAAACAAACCCAAACCCTACTAATAATTATTTTTCCTAAAACCCTAAAATActaattaataaacacttaaaaataaaataaaataataaaatcctaATTCAATTaaccataaaccctaatttaataaaccataaaccctaattaAACAATTAAAGCCCTAAAAAGAGAGGAAAATGCATTGACCTGAACGTGTTTTTTTTAGCGTGTTGATTTGGGCGCATTTTACTAGTTTAAGGGGAAAAAAAGTGTTGAGTTAGacgcattttttttattttcccttaAAAACAGCACCAGTTGAATCACTTTTGTATTTTTAacgtattttcataatttttaacaaaaataacccatttatgtgaatttttaaaaattaactttTTCCGGTATATCTCACCAAGCCCCAAAATAATCCCAGGCGCCATTTCAGAAAAAGCCGCAAGTAGGCTTAAATTCCACTAAATCTAAAaaactttatttattttgaaaaaaaccagatttttatttaaaacaaacaaaaaggaaaaagaaaattgagATTTGTTTATCAGTCAATAGATGAAAGGCAGCGGCTACCATCTTTGGCAATAAATAGGCTCAAACTCTTCCACCTTCAGAAATCGTGCCGATTCCTCCTCTCTGCCGTTCCCTCCCTTTTTTTCTCTAATTTAGTTCTCTCTCCGTTTTCATCTCCGTTCGCTACGTTATAGTTCGGTTAGTCTCCTCCTCTCATTTCTCTCCTTCACTCATTAATACTGTTTGCCTTGATTCAAACTCTTCTCTCATGTCCTTTTTCTACAATCCTATTGATGTTTCCCGTTTGAATCTTCTTTAAAACGATTTGAAATTCTCTCAAAAGTTCTTAAACATTGTCTTTTTTTTTGTCTGAAGTTCAATttttatctcttttcttttttcattaaGATATACGGGTAAGTGTCTGCATTTGTATTTTTCCTGGTGATATTCTGTCTGGGTTTTCATTAAATGTTATTTGAACCTCTCATTGTTTAACATGGTTTATTCAATAACATTGCAAAATCCATACTTTTTTTATTGAGATTTACTCGTTAGTGTTAGATTTTAAACTGTACCAGTTGATTTTCTTTCTGGGTTCTCGAAGCAAAAGTGTAATAGAAAGTGTAAGCATTGATCAGCGCATTTGTTTATTtatacaacttttttttttcatttgattttctttttcggTATTTATTACAagtatttgatttttaatttgggtttttggaATTATTAAAGAATCCTAGTTTTCTTAGTCAGATCTATTTGATATTATTAGCATTTGATCAAGTATTTTGGCTTatcttttttactttattttattttattttgtctttatgaAATCGATTGAATAGATCCAAGCCTTCTAGATTTTGGTATATATAGTCTTAGTGTATAATCATTGGTTTCGGGCATGGTGTTATCTATTAGGCTCTCAGGTGATTTAGTAATCTAGAAGTTTTAATCTCAGCCCATGCTGAATTGCATGTGTAATGGATCTTAGCTTTGATTCCATTTATTTCCAGTTTAGGAGTATAGGACGTTTAAAGTTGTTAGCTTTTATATATGATTTGATATCATAAAGCTTATCTTGTCTGTTCTTTTATTTGGTTTAGAAAATGGCTTCCCACATTGTTGGATATCCCCGTATGGGACCCAAGAGAGAGCTTAAATTTGCTTTGGAATCTTTCTGGGATAAGAAGAGCAGTGCTGAGGATTTGAAAAAAGTTGCAGCTGATCTCAGGTCATCCATCTGGAAACAGATGTCTGGTGCTGGGATCAAGTACATCCCCAGCAACACTTTCTCTTACTACGACCAGGTTCTTGATACCACATCCATGCTCGGAGCTGTTCCACCTAGATATAACTGGACTGGTGGTGAGATCGGAGATGACACTTACTTCTCCATGGCTAGAGGAAATGCCTCTGTGCCTGCCATGGAAATGACCAAGTGGTTCGATACCAACTAGTAAGTTGCCATTGTCAATTGTACTTTGTTAGTTTTGTTCTTTGTGCTGAGTTTTCTCATActaatgcttttttttttttttttgcgtgtgtgtgtgtgtgtgtgtgtgttgtgCAATATATTGTTTCAGTCACTTCATTGTTCCTGAACTCGGACCTGATGTTAAATTCTCTTATGCTTCTCACAAGGCAGTGGATGAGTTCAAGGAAGCTAAGGCGGTATGTTCTTGGGTCTAGTTTATAAACATAGTAGGTATTTATATGCATTGTGATGGAAATAAGAGGATTTATAAGTTATTCTGACTTCACGAAAATGCATGATGGTctgaatttgagatagcttcaAGGCCTTAAACAATTGATAAATGTCTTTTAGCATACTTTCTTCTATGCAATGGCTTAGAACATATGGTTGGCTGGCTCAGGGTTCTGGGAATGGTTTCATGTTTGTCAATATGGTGTTTGAGATTTTTATAATAGTTTGTAGCTCTCTAGTATTGTATTTTTATACGATCCATTTTTTGAGAATTCCCTGAGTGAGACTTGAAGTATTAATTGGACCAATTTGATTATTGTGCCCAACTTGTATCCTGTGTTCCATACTTCTTATTTGATGTTTTTTGTCTTATTATGAAACTTGGATGCTGATTGTCTGTCCCCACATGCAGCTCGGAGTTGACACCGTCCCAGTCCTTATTGGCCCTGTCTCATATTTGTTGCTGTCAAAACCCGCAAAGGGTGTCGAGAAGAccttttctcttctttctctccTCCCCAAAATCATCCCTATCTACAAGTAAGAGTTGGTTCTCCTTTTGTCATTGAGTTTTCATGAATTTAACTGCTCTAATTTGCTATTATGACACTGAATATCTCTACAGGGAAGTTATATCCGAGCTTAAGGCAGCTGGTGCTTCCTGGATTCAGTTTGATGAACCCACCCTTGTCTTGGATCTCGACTCTCAACAATTGCAAGCATTCACTGCTGCATATGCTGATCTGGAATCGGCTCTTTCTGGCTTGAATGTTCTGATCGAAACTTACTTCGCTGATCTTACTCCTGAGGCATACAAGACCCTCATTGGATTGAAGGGTGTTACTGCTTATGGTTTGGATTTGGTTCGTGGAACACAAACCACTGATTTGGTCAAGAAGGACTTCCCTAAAGGCAAATACCTCTTTGCTGGAGTTGTTGACGGAAGGAACATTTGGGCCAATGATCTTGCTTCTTCCCTTAGAACCTTGCAGGCTCTTGAGGCTGTTGTTGGCAAAGGTATTCTATTTTCTTTTGCCTTTTATGGCCTGTAATTTCATGATGAGAATTACAGTTTTGTTATTTACTGATATCTGTGAATTAATTTTCCAATGTGCAGACAAGCTCGTGGTGTCCACCTCATGCTCGCTTCTCCACACTGCTGTTGATTTAGTAAATGAAACTAAGCTCGATGATGAAATCAAATCCTGGCTTGCATTTGCTGCGCAGAAAGTTGTTGAAGTTAATGCCCTTGCGAAGGCATTGGCTGGTCAGAAAGATGAGGTATATCTCCTTAATTTGCTAGTTTTCTAAGAACAAGGATACATCTTCGGTCAGGCCTTAAGCCATTGGACTAGGtcttttgtttttttgttgtttgcTGCTTTCTCGAGATCCAGATAACACCATGTCACTCATAAGTTATGCATCTACTTTTAGGCCTTCTTCTCTTCTAATGCTGCTGCTCAAGCCTCAAGGAAGTCCTCCCCAAGAGTCACCAATGCGGCTGTTCAAAAGGCTGTAAGTGTTT contains:
- the LOC108464135 gene encoding 5-methyltetrahydropteroyltriglutamate--homocysteine methyltransferase-like; amino-acid sequence: MASHIVGYPRMGPKRELKFALESFWDKKSSAEDLKKVAADLRSSIWKQMSGAGIKYIPSNTFSYYDQVLDTTSMLGAVPPRYNWTGGEIGDDTYFSMARGNASVPAMEMTKWFDTNYHFIVPELGPDVKFSYASHKAVDEFKEAKALGVDTVPVLIGPVSYLLLSKPAKGVEKTFSLLSLLPKIIPIYKEVISELKAAGASWIQFDEPTLVLDLDSQQLQAFTAAYADLESALSGLNVLIETYFADLTPEAYKTLIGLKGVTAYGLDLVRGTQTTDLVKKDFPKGKYLFAGVVDGRNIWANDLASSLRTLQALEAVVGKDKLVVSTSCSLLHTAVDLVNETKLDDEIKSWLAFAAQKVVEVNALAKALAGQKDEAFFSSNAAAQASRKSSPRVTNAAVQKAADALKGSDHRRATNVSARLDAQQKKLNLPILPTTTIGSFPQTVELRRVRREFKANKISEDDYVKAIKEEIKKVVNLQEELDIDVLVHGEPERNDMVEYFGEQLSGFAFTVNGWVQSYGSRCVKPPIIYGDVSRPKAMTVFWSSTAQSMTKRPMKGMLTGPVTILNWSFVRNDQPRFETCYQIALAIKDEVEDLEKAGINVIQIDEAALREGLPLRKSEHAFYLKWAVHSFRITNCGVKDTTQIHTHMCYSNFNDIIHSIIDMDADVITIENSRSDEKLLSVFREGVKYGAGIGPGVYDIHSPRIPSTEEIADRINKMLAVLETNILWVNPDCGLKTRKYEEVKPALNNMVAAAKQLRTKLAGAK